One Branchiostoma lanceolatum isolate klBraLanc5 chromosome 18, klBraLanc5.hap2, whole genome shotgun sequence DNA window includes the following coding sequences:
- the LOC136424437 gene encoding uncharacterized protein, producing the protein MQMFLLASLCLGIAYGQSIMTVRTTHTEVEVHAGGTVDLPCSYQIPNDTQPPVISWLKGPSPDRGVKVFKGNYNWQGEGLPIDPSDSYMESFGDFRGRATVANLAVPTLRLTHVHPQDAGRYWCQVAQWSIRTSFGLDAKSVVLRVTGHAPSNNVHVSTPEVFQVDEGNDVTMTCPCTDCASANVTWYTGPTFFENYETGTYHPLANRNQFSATWFHSEIAGRASFSGARNLVIRAAKITDAGRVWCEVATGQSEFDHDRSSSILKIKLDPFTCDGKPTGLYADPTTCDYYYQCIPGYPPLHRPCGYPGMVFNEAMQYCDWDINVPPPCGSNVA; encoded by the exons ATGCAGATGTTTCTACTTGCCTCGCTGTGCCTCGGCATTG CCTATGGCCAGTCTATTATGACTGTGCGCACGACCCATACAGAAGTTGAGGTTCACGCGGGCGGTACTGTGGACCTCCCCTGTAGCTACCAGATCCCCAACGACACCCAGCCTCCCGTCATCTCCTGGCTGAAGGGACCATCGCCGGACAGGGGCGTCAAGGTCTTCAAG GGAAACTACAACTGGCAAGGCGAGGGGCTGCCTATCGACCCGAGCGACAGCTACATGGAGAGTTTCGGGGACTTCAGGGGGCGGGCCACCGTGGCCAACCTGGCGGTACCCACTCTCCGGCTTACACACGTCCATCCGCAG GACGCGGGTCGGTACTGGTGCCAGGTGGCGCAGTGGAGCATCCGGACGTCTTTCGGGCTGGACGCCAAGTCCGTCGTGCTGAGGGTCACGG GTCACGCTCCATCCAACAACGTTCACGTCTCCACACCGGAAGTCTTCCAAGTTGACGAAGGAAATGACGTCACCATGACGTGCCCGTGCACCGACTGCGCAAGCGCCAATGTCACTTGGTACACCGGACCAACTTTCTTCGAGAACTACGAG ACCGGCACCTACCACCCTCTGGCCAACAGGAACCAGTTCAGCGCGACCTGGTTCCACTCCGAGATCGCGGGGCGGGCCAGCTTCAGCGGCGCGCGGAACCTGGTCATCCGCGCCGCCAAGATCACCGACGCCGGTCGGGTCTGGTGCGAGGTGGCCACTGGTCAGAGCGAGTTTGACCACGACAGGTCCTCCTCCATACTCAAAATCAAAC TTGACCCGTTTACCTGTGACGGGAAGCCCACAGGCCTGTACGCAGACCCGACCACGTGCGACTACTACTACCAGTGCATCCCCGGCTACCCTCCCCTCCACCGCCCCTGCGGCTACCCGGGCATGGTCTTCAACGAGGCGATGCAGTATTGCGACTGGGACATCAACGTCCCGCCCCCTTGCGGA AGCAACGTCGCCTAG